From Rudanella lutea DSM 19387, a single genomic window includes:
- a CDS encoding MlaE family ABC transporter permease, whose translation MNTSTTGTETASTPRRFGRMLITLSDVAGFVGQFFKEVFQPPYEFKEIIRQCYEVGVRSLPLISLTGFITGIVFTNQSRPSLAEFGATSWLPSLIAIALVRALAPLVTALIAAGRVGSNIGAELGSMRVTEQIDAMEVSATNPFKFLVVTRVLATTLMLPTLMVYTVFVGLLGAFVNVTQNEATSFLTFINDVFEAISFLDIFASLIKTFVFGFTIGMVGCYKGYNSSKGTEGVGKAANSAVVTTMFLVFIEELLALQIVNAIRGT comes from the coding sequence ATGAACACCAGCACTACAGGAACCGAGACCGCCAGCACGCCCAGACGTTTTGGGCGCATGCTGATTACCCTGAGCGACGTAGCGGGCTTCGTCGGTCAGTTTTTCAAAGAAGTTTTTCAGCCCCCTTACGAGTTCAAAGAAATTATTCGCCAGTGTTACGAGGTAGGGGTGCGCTCGTTGCCGCTCATTTCCCTGACGGGTTTTATCACCGGGATTGTGTTCACCAATCAGTCGCGGCCGTCGTTGGCTGAGTTTGGGGCTACCTCGTGGTTGCCGTCGCTCATTGCCATTGCGCTGGTGCGGGCGTTGGCTCCGCTGGTTACGGCCCTGATTGCGGCCGGCCGGGTGGGTTCCAACATCGGGGCCGAGCTGGGCTCCATGCGCGTAACCGAACAGATCGACGCCATGGAGGTGTCGGCCACCAATCCGTTTAAATTTCTGGTCGTGACCCGCGTACTGGCTACCACCCTTATGCTGCCCACGCTCATGGTGTACACCGTATTTGTGGGGTTGCTGGGGGCGTTCGTAAATGTGACGCAGAACGAAGCCACCAGCTTTCTGACGTTTATAAACGACGTTTTCGAGGCCATTTCGTTTCTCGACATTTTCGCGTCGCTCATCAAAACCTTCGTATTCGGGTTTACCATCGGCATGGTCGGCTGTTACAAAGGCTACAACTCATCGAAGGGAACGGAGGGCGTCGGGAAGGCGGCCAACTCGGCCGTGGTAACCACCATGTTCCTCGTCTTTATTGAAGAACTACTGGCCTTGCAGATTGTCAACGCCATTCGCGGTACATAG
- a CDS encoding lactonase family protein: MTRLLTFVLASFLSLSATAQLLHVGTYTVRGSEGIYTLRFDPKTGKLSPQSSVRNQKSPSFVAIRPGGKFLYAVNEADNAGATRAGAVSAYTRDPKTGALTFINETSAFGRGPCHISVDKTGRWAIISNYTSGSWRVYGINADGSLGALTDSLSFSGKGVNQSRQEGPHVHSATISADNRFVYIADLGTDKLHTYALNTKTGKLTPAVTPVVTVQPGSGPRHVAIHPNGRFLYLAEEMTSSVAVFSRNPQTGALSLMGDRVASLPADFTGDNTHADIHTDPAGKHLYVSNRGHNSLSIFSIAADGTLKLIGHQPVKGAKPRNFMVHPSGQYVLVANQDTDNIVVFRRDPKTGLLTDTGEQVSVPSPVCLKME, from the coding sequence ATGACGCGTCTTCTGACCTTTGTACTGGCTTCGTTTCTGAGCCTCTCGGCAACCGCCCAACTCCTGCACGTAGGCACCTATACCGTTCGCGGCAGCGAGGGGATTTATACCCTGCGTTTTGATCCTAAAACAGGCAAACTGTCACCCCAAAGCAGTGTTCGGAATCAGAAAAGCCCTTCGTTTGTCGCCATCCGGCCGGGTGGTAAATTTCTGTACGCCGTCAACGAGGCCGACAATGCCGGGGCTACCCGCGCGGGGGCCGTCAGCGCCTACACGCGCGACCCCAAAACCGGTGCCCTGACGTTTATCAACGAAACCTCGGCCTTTGGGCGCGGCCCCTGCCACATCAGCGTCGACAAAACCGGACGCTGGGCGATCATCTCCAACTACACGAGCGGTAGCTGGCGGGTGTATGGCATCAATGCCGATGGCTCGCTCGGCGCTTTGACCGACAGCCTGAGTTTTTCGGGGAAAGGCGTGAATCAGAGTCGGCAGGAAGGCCCACACGTGCACTCGGCCACTATCTCGGCCGACAATCGGTTTGTGTACATTGCCGACCTCGGCACCGACAAGCTGCACACCTACGCCCTCAACACCAAAACCGGCAAGCTGACACCCGCCGTAACGCCCGTTGTGACGGTGCAACCCGGTTCGGGCCCACGCCACGTGGCAATTCACCCCAATGGGCGTTTCCTGTATCTGGCCGAAGAAATGACCTCGTCGGTCGCGGTATTTAGCCGGAACCCGCAAACGGGCGCGCTCTCGCTCATGGGCGACCGTGTAGCCAGCCTACCCGCCGACTTTACGGGCGATAATACCCATGCCGATATTCATACCGACCCAGCGGGCAAGCACCTGTACGTCTCGAATCGGGGGCATAATTCGCTCAGCATCTTCTCCATCGCGGCCGACGGTACGCTCAAGCTGATTGGGCATCAGCCGGTAAAAGGAGCCAAACCCCGCAATTTTATGGTACACCCGAGTGGGCAGTACGTGCTGGTTGCCAATCAGGACACCGACAATATCGTGGTGTTTCGGCGCGACCCCAAAACGGGCCTCCTCACCGACACTGGCGAGCAAGTCAGCGTACCCTCACCTGTGTGTTTGAAAATGGAGTAA
- a CDS encoding flavin reductase family protein, giving the protein MKTISPQDLSPQAFYKLLNSSVAPRPIAFVSTISKEGHVNLSPYSFFNIFGFNPPILVFSPSRNRHGHKKHALLNVEEVPEVTINVVSHRMVEQMSLASAEFDRHVNEFDKAGFTPLPSERVAPPRVAEAPASFECVVRSLVPLGDAPGAGTLVVCEVVLAHFHDEIFDANGQIDPFRIDLVGRLGADWYVRANDSALFEVARPQMGVGVDQIPLPIRNSNILTGNDLGKLGSAKTLPTPDEVAAYRQTEAVRSLMDEARFGCQYLPDLLHLRAKQLLAEGNVAEAWLTLLVA; this is encoded by the coding sequence ATGAAAACCATTTCCCCGCAGGATCTCAGCCCACAGGCCTTTTATAAACTGCTCAACAGCTCCGTAGCGCCCCGGCCTATTGCGTTTGTGAGCACCATCAGCAAGGAGGGGCACGTAAACCTGTCGCCCTACAGCTTTTTCAACATCTTTGGTTTTAACCCGCCCATACTGGTGTTTTCGCCCAGCCGCAACCGGCATGGGCATAAAAAACACGCCCTGCTCAACGTGGAGGAGGTGCCTGAGGTGACTATCAACGTGGTGAGTCACCGGATGGTGGAGCAGATGTCGTTGGCGAGTGCCGAGTTCGACCGGCACGTGAACGAGTTCGATAAAGCGGGTTTCACTCCCTTACCCTCCGAGCGGGTGGCGCCCCCGCGGGTAGCCGAGGCTCCCGCATCGTTCGAGTGCGTGGTGCGGTCGCTCGTGCCGCTGGGCGACGCGCCGGGCGCCGGTACGCTCGTGGTATGCGAGGTGGTGCTGGCCCATTTCCACGACGAGATTTTCGATGCTAACGGTCAGATTGACCCGTTCCGAATTGATTTGGTTGGTCGGCTCGGGGCCGACTGGTACGTGCGGGCCAACGATTCGGCTTTGTTTGAAGTGGCGCGCCCGCAAATGGGCGTCGGGGTAGATCAGATACCGCTCCCGATCCGAAATAGTAACATCCTGACAGGCAACGATCTGGGTAAGCTTGGTAGCGCCAAAACTCTGCCCACCCCCGACGAAGTAGCGGCTTACCGGCAAACCGAAGCGGTACGGTCGCTCATGGACGAAGCCCGTTTCGGTTGCCAATACCTGCCCGATTTGTTACACCTGCGCGCCAAACAACTTTTGGCTGAGGGCAACGTAGCCGAAGCCTGGCTCACGCTGCTGGTAGCTTAG